Below is a genomic region from uncultured Erythrobacter sp..
CTTTTGCGAAAGATTTGGCCTTCATTTTAGGACCCCCTGTGAATGTCCTTTTGTTTGCAGCCGGAATATCGGCAGCAACATTTGTGCGTTTGAAAAGCATCGGCATGGTCATTTCCTTCAACGGATCGTCAGGCCGCTGGCAGCCGGAGCGGTCTGGCTGACCTGTCCAGCGCCGGTTGCTGTTGCAGTGCTGATCGAGCCGCCTACCGGCACCTCAGTCGTAGCCTTGCCGCGGGTGACGCGAACGGTCGGGCCGGTGCGCAGCGGAGCGCCATTGGCCGTGGCCGGAACGCCGGGTGCGGGTGCAGTCACGCGCGGACGACGGTTGCCGTCATCCTGTGCGGGAATGTTGCGACGCTGAAAGCGCGAAACATCGCCGCCGGTCGAGAAAGTCGAACCGCTATCAACCGGCTGACCCATCGCGGTGCGAAGGATGCGCTCTTCCTCTTCAGGTGAAGCGTCGTCGGGAATGCTGATATCGCCCGATGCAATTGCACGCTCAAGCTCAGCCTGATTGTCGGCAATCGAACGCAGCACCAAGGTGAGCTGGCCGATGGTCTGGGCGACGGCGACCTTTTCCGCGATCTGCGGGGTCACTTCGAGCGTCACAGTCCGGAAAGCCCGAACAATCGTGTTGCCTTCTTCGTCACTGGCCTGCTCGGTCGTCTGGTCGGTGGCGAGCACGCGCAGATTGCGCAGCACGGTTTCGGCAGCCTTGAGCGGGCGGCCTTCGCCTTCAACGGATTGCGTAAGAACAAC
It encodes:
- the cpaB gene encoding Flp pilus assembly protein CpaB produces the protein MDRKKLVLLLGALVVAIGSAFLARSMFAGDATPVAEAAPEPQGPKVLVANRALPAGTIITADAMGYQMWPEELVQDAYFIEGESDMSQLLGTVVRFPVTAGEPVTQGSLVSPGDRGFLAAALGPGMRAVTVPVSAKTGVAGFVFPGDRVDVVLTQSVEGEGRPLKAAETVLRNLRVLATDQTTEQASDEEGNTIVRAFRTVTLEVTPQIAEKVAVAQTIGQLTLVLRSIADNQAELERAIASGDISIPDDASPEEEERILRTAMGQPVDSGSTFSTGGDVSRFQRRNIPAQDDGNRRPRVTAPAPGVPATANGAPLRTGPTVRVTRGKATTEVPVGGSISTATATGAGQVSQTAPAASGLTIR